AAGGACAGCGTTTCTTCTTCTTCAATTTCTTCAGCAAAATGATATTTGTCTGTTGCTGTTTCAATAGGTTCATCAGAATAGGTGTCACTTGGTTTTTCAGGAATGGAAAGTACTTCTAAATCTTCATAAGCCTCTTGGGTGTCATCATCTACTTCGCCATAAATTTTATCGATAAGGCTCTCATTTTTCTTCTGAACTTCTGAAGCATTTCCAGTTTTCATTAGTTCCATGGTGAGTTTCTTTAAATCGTTTAAATCACTTTTCATGTCAAAAAGCACTTTATATAGAATTTCACGTTCGCTACTAAAATCGCTTTCCGATTTTGTATTACTAATTACAGCGGGTAATTGCGAGCTTTCTGAAGGTAAATAATGTCTCAACGTGTCTGCCGAAATTTCCCTAGTTTGTTCTAAAACGGAAATTTGTTCGGCAACATTGCGCAACTGTCTAATATTTCCATTCCAGCGAAACTTTAATAATATAGCGACAGCTTCATCGGATAATTTGATGGTTGGCATTTTATATTTTAAAGCAAAATCACTAGCAAACTTTCTAAATAATAAATGAATATCCTCTTTTCGGTTTCGTAGCGGTGGTAAATTGATTTCAACTGTACTTAAGCGGTAGAATAAATCTTCCCGGAATTTTTCTTTTTTAATTGCGTCAAACATATTAACGTTTGTAGCTGCAACAATGCGCACATTGGTTTTTTGTACTTTACTGGAACCTACTTTTATAAATTCGCCATTTTCTAAAACTCGTAATAAACGTACCTGGGTTGTTAGTGGTAATTCACCAACTTCATCTAAAAAAATGGTGCCACCATCGGCTACTTCAAAATAACCATTTCGAGTGGCTGTAGCACCTGTAAAAGCACCTTTTTCATGGCCGAAAAGTTCACTGTCAATTGTGCCTTCTGGAATGGCACCACAGTTTACGGCAATATATTTACCGTGTTTTCTGTGAGATAGGGAATGGATAATTTTAGGAATACTTTCTTTACCCACACCAGATTCACCAGTTACTAAAACCGAAATATCTGTTGGTGCTACTTGAATAGCTTTTTCAATGGCGCGATTAAGTGTTGGGTCGTTTCCAATTATGCCGAAACGCTGTTTGGTTGCTTGTACTGATTCCATATCTAATTTCCTGCGAAGGCAGGAATCTTATTAATTATTAATAGCTCCTTTTTATTCTGAATACCCAACAGCCTCGCCAATGAGTGTTGCTGTGGTACAGTCTATTATTTTTACGTTTACAAATTCGCCTACTTTATAATGTTCTTTCGGAAAAACTACAACTGTATTTTGTGAGGTTCGTCCAGACCAGTCTAAATCGGATTTTTTCGATTCTTTTTCAATCAACACTTCATGGATTTGGCCTAAATTTGCCAATGTTTTTTTATGACCATTAGCACGTTGCACATCAATAATTTCTTGTAAACGACGTTTTTTTGTGTCTTCTGGAACATCATCTTTCATATTTCTACCAGCCATGGTTCCTGGTCTTTCTGAATAGGCATACATAAAACCAAAATCGTATTGAACAAATTCCATTAAGCTCAACGTATCTTGATGATCGGCTTCTGTTTCTGTTGGAAAACCTGCAATCATATCTTGACTTATAGCGCAATTTGGGAGAATACGTTTTATATTGGTAATGAGATCCATATATTCTTCACGTGTATGCTGCCTGTTCATTTCCTTTAAAATGCGGTTGCTACCACTTTGTATTGGTAAATGAATATGGTTACAGATGTTTTTATATTTTGCCATGGTTTCTACAACATCCAACGTCATGTCTTGCGGGTTAGATGTAGAGAAACGTATGCGCATTTTAGGTTGTGCTTGGGCACATTGTTCTAATAATTTCGAGAAATTGATAGCTGTTGCTTTTTGCATGTCACTTGCTTTTTCAAAATCTTTTTTCAGTCCGCCGCCATACCATAAATAACTGTCTACATTCTGACCTAGAAGTGTAATTTCTTTATACCCTTTGCTCCATAAATCGTTTATTTCCTCCATAATACTTTGAGGATCTCGACTACGTTCACGACCTCGAGTAAAAGGAACAACGCAAAATGTACACATATTATCGCAGCCACGCGTAATGGAAACAAATGCCGTAACACCATTCGTGTTTAAACGTACTGGAGAAATATCACCGTAGGTTTCATCTTTAGAGAGTATGACGTTTATGGCGTCACGACCAGCTTCCACTTCAGAAAGCAGATTGGGCAAATCTTTATAAGCATCTGGGCCAACAACGAGATCTACAATTTTTTCTTCATCTAAAAATTTACTTTTCAAACGTTCTGCCATACAGCCTAA
Above is a window of Bizionia sp. M204 DNA encoding:
- a CDS encoding sigma-54-dependent Fis family transcriptional regulator, which translates into the protein MESVQATKQRFGIIGNDPTLNRAIEKAIQVAPTDISVLVTGESGVGKESIPKIIHSLSHRKHGKYIAVNCGAIPEGTIDSELFGHEKGAFTGATATRNGYFEVADGGTIFLDEVGELPLTTQVRLLRVLENGEFIKVGSSKVQKTNVRIVAATNVNMFDAIKKEKFREDLFYRLSTVEINLPPLRNRKEDIHLLFRKFASDFALKYKMPTIKLSDEAVAILLKFRWNGNIRQLRNVAEQISVLEQTREISADTLRHYLPSESSQLPAVISNTKSESDFSSEREILYKVLFDMKSDLNDLKKLTMELMKTGNASEVQKKNESLIDKIYGEVDDDTQEAYEDLEVLSIPEKPSDTYSDEPIETATDKYHFAEEIEEEETLSLHDKELELIKKSLERHGGKRKLAAAELGISERTLYRKIKQYDL
- the miaB gene encoding tRNA (N6-isopentenyl adenosine(37)-C2)-methylthiotransferase MiaB, with the translated sequence MEKIIDESKQGETLILEAKESNTRKLFIESYGCAMNFSDSEIVASILTNEGFNTTQKLEEADLVLVNTCSIRDKAEQTIRKRLEKYNAVKKINPKMKVGVLGCMAERLKSKFLDEEKIVDLVVGPDAYKDLPNLLSEVEAGRDAINVILSKDETYGDISPVRLNTNGVTAFVSITRGCDNMCTFCVVPFTRGRERSRDPQSIMEEINDLWSKGYKEITLLGQNVDSYLWYGGGLKKDFEKASDMQKATAINFSKLLEQCAQAQPKMRIRFSTSNPQDMTLDVVETMAKYKNICNHIHLPIQSGSNRILKEMNRQHTREEYMDLITNIKRILPNCAISQDMIAGFPTETEADHQDTLSLMEFVQYDFGFMYAYSERPGTMAGRNMKDDVPEDTKKRRLQEIIDVQRANGHKKTLANLGQIHEVLIEKESKKSDLDWSGRTSQNTVVVFPKEHYKVGEFVNVKIIDCTTATLIGEAVGYSE